In Halobacteriovorax marinus SJ, the following proteins share a genomic window:
- a CDS encoding FliG C-terminal domain-containing protein: MDANNTASGVFINGKAQIIEMLQIMPEEEKATLFRNIQKRNPQLAAELQEKSISFNDIYKLNEFDLKTLCRNIHSGVFGVAIRACSLEFQKKALSSLPREYAEKSYHAMKARLNNENDSIAKAREKVVQMIATLSRRQQINLN, encoded by the coding sequence ATGGATGCGAATAATACTGCAAGTGGAGTTTTCATTAATGGAAAAGCACAAATTATCGAAATGCTCCAAATCATGCCAGAAGAAGAGAAAGCAACTCTCTTTAGAAATATTCAAAAGAGAAATCCACAGCTAGCAGCTGAGCTACAAGAAAAAAGTATTTCTTTTAACGATATTTATAAATTGAACGAATTTGATTTAAAGACTCTTTGTAGAAATATTCACTCAGGAGTTTTTGGAGTTGCCATCAGAGCCTGCTCACTAGAGTTTCAAAAGAAGGCCCTCTCATCTCTTCCAAGAGAGTATGCTGAGAAGTCTTACCATGCAATGAAAGCGAGATTAAATAATGAAAACGACTCTATTGCTAAGGCCAGAGAAAAAGTCGTTCAGATGATTGCAACATTAAGTAGAAGACAACAAATTAATCTAAACTAA
- a CDS encoding thiolase family protein, with translation MTSIDSGKIYLVSGKRTPFGKFGGSLKDISPVDLAVVAAKAALEDVALPASKIQHVIFGNVVTSTTDTIYGGRHLALKLGCPEEVPGYNVNRLCGSGIQSILDGFRMIKAGEHDCVLAAGSENMSLVPHLVYGGRFGTKYGPLKNVDMLLDSLTDKFTNSPMGITAEKLSEKFSVTRDQCDEYSLRSHQKAAKAYKDGHLQGEITPVELKRGVCERDEHMREDASLDDMKKLRDSFKEGGVVTPGSASGIVDGAVAVVLASGKFCIENNLTPMAEIVDGCVVGVDPTIMGIGPSPAIKKLLSANNMELKDIDLVEINEAFSGQTLSCIKDLELDESKLNIWGGAVALGHPLGASGTRITLTLARQLHALKREFGIASACIGGGQGIAVLIKRFENA, from the coding sequence ATGACGTCTATTGATTCGGGAAAAATTTACTTAGTAAGTGGAAAGAGAACGCCATTTGGTAAGTTTGGAGGGTCATTAAAAGACATCTCTCCTGTTGATCTTGCCGTTGTTGCCGCGAAGGCCGCTCTAGAAGATGTAGCGCTTCCTGCCTCCAAAATTCAGCATGTTATCTTTGGTAATGTTGTCACTTCAACAACTGATACTATTTATGGTGGAAGGCATTTGGCACTTAAATTAGGTTGTCCAGAGGAAGTACCTGGATACAATGTTAACCGACTGTGTGGCTCGGGTATTCAGTCAATACTTGATGGATTTAGAATGATTAAAGCCGGAGAGCATGATTGTGTTTTGGCCGCTGGTTCAGAAAATATGTCACTAGTTCCACATCTCGTTTACGGCGGAAGATTTGGTACGAAATACGGTCCTCTTAAAAATGTAGATATGCTTCTAGACTCTCTGACGGATAAATTTACAAATTCTCCAATGGGAATAACGGCAGAGAAATTATCTGAAAAGTTTAGCGTAACAAGAGATCAGTGCGATGAGTATTCTCTTCGTTCGCATCAAAAAGCTGCGAAGGCCTATAAAGATGGACACCTTCAAGGGGAGATTACTCCAGTTGAATTGAAGAGAGGTGTTTGTGAAAGAGACGAGCACATGAGAGAAGATGCTTCTTTAGATGATATGAAAAAGCTAAGAGATTCATTTAAAGAAGGAGGTGTGGTTACTCCTGGATCTGCTTCTGGAATTGTTGACGGTGCAGTAGCTGTTGTTTTGGCCTCAGGAAAATTTTGTATTGAGAATAATCTAACACCAATGGCCGAGATTGTTGATGGATGTGTTGTAGGTGTTGATCCAACAATAATGGGAATTGGACCAAGTCCTGCTATTAAGAAATTACTAAGTGCTAATAATATGGAGCTTAAAGATATTGATCTCGTTGAAATAAATGAAGCATTCTCAGGGCAAACACTTTCTTGTATCAAGGACCTTGAGTTGGATGAGTCTAAATTAAATATTTGGGGAGGGGCAGTAGCTCTAGGGCACCCTCTTGGGGCATCAGGAACTAGGATTACCCTAACCCTAGCTAGACAATTACATGCTCTTAAGAGAGAATTTGGAATTGCATCTGCTTGTATAGGTGGAGGACAGGGAATTGCTGTTCTAATTAAAAGGTTTGAAAACGCTTAA
- a CDS encoding HEAT repeat domain-containing protein — protein MAETNEEPKKLVLKGDKKLLENPFVGSLVVPIAIVLVGALIIFGVTKMLSAETSYKDHVRELQSKAFGNKWIAAYELSKKIGSSQIPDEDIPWLVENLTDVYNNSPDPRTRDFVVVALGGLRTELAFPVLEAALKDKSSDVRFHALVALGNMPLGMNFNWETLKPYFKDEDHAIRQAVVLAVGTHRVEELEGAVIASLRDDSIAVRYSAATALIYYKNEAALGMIKQILEIDKSSSFDVNQVTNLKLNILNAIEKMKWKKVTSLVQSVVDGNNNPKVTTKAQQVLNELKN, from the coding sequence ATGGCAGAAACGAACGAAGAACCAAAGAAGTTAGTACTAAAAGGTGACAAGAAGTTACTTGAGAATCCTTTTGTAGGAAGTCTTGTTGTTCCTATTGCTATTGTCCTAGTGGGAGCTTTGATTATTTTCGGTGTAACTAAAATGCTCTCTGCTGAAACATCTTATAAAGATCACGTTAGAGAACTTCAGTCTAAGGCCTTTGGGAATAAGTGGATTGCAGCTTACGAATTAAGTAAGAAAATAGGCTCTTCGCAGATTCCTGATGAGGATATTCCTTGGTTGGTAGAAAATCTAACCGATGTCTATAATAATTCACCAGACCCAAGAACTAGAGATTTTGTTGTAGTTGCCTTAGGTGGTTTAAGAACTGAACTTGCATTTCCTGTTCTTGAAGCGGCCCTTAAAGATAAGAGTTCGGACGTGAGATTCCATGCTCTTGTTGCACTGGGTAACATGCCTCTGGGAATGAATTTCAACTGGGAAACGCTTAAGCCATACTTTAAAGATGAAGATCACGCCATCAGGCAAGCGGTAGTGTTAGCGGTTGGTACTCATAGAGTTGAAGAGCTTGAGGGCGCGGTTATTGCTAGCTTGAGAGATGATAGTATCGCAGTGAGATACTCTGCAGCAACAGCTCTTATTTACTATAAGAATGAAGCTGCACTTGGAATGATTAAACAAATTTTAGAAATTGATAAGAGTTCTTCATTTGATGTGAATCAGGTGACTAATTTAAAATTAAATATATTGAATGCTATTGAAAAAATGAAGTGGAAGAAAGTGACGAGTCTTGTGCAAAGTGTTGTTGATGGGAATAATAATCCAAAAGTTACAACAAAAGCACAGCAAGTTTTAAATGAATTGAAAAATTAA
- a CDS encoding QcrA and Rieske domain-containing protein produces MKQSLNRREFFSYLSVAWIAFSAACAGLATLAFRFSYPNVSFDPEMDFDAGRPGDYEEGVDERWKNGYGVWMVKQEGRLVALSNICTHLGCIPNWLPAELKFKCPCHGSGYYMSGVNFEGPAPRPLERYKISLTAKGTILVDKTKVYRQEKGQWDNPDSFLSV; encoded by the coding sequence ATGAAACAAAGTTTAAACCGTAGAGAGTTCTTTAGTTATCTCTCTGTTGCTTGGATTGCTTTCTCTGCTGCGTGCGCAGGACTTGCAACTTTAGCTTTTCGTTTTTCTTATCCTAATGTGAGTTTTGACCCTGAGATGGATTTCGATGCTGGAAGACCTGGTGATTATGAAGAGGGTGTAGATGAGCGTTGGAAGAATGGATACGGTGTTTGGATGGTTAAGCAAGAAGGTAGACTTGTTGCTCTATCAAATATTTGTACTCACCTAGGTTGTATTCCAAACTGGCTTCCTGCTGAATTAAAATTTAAGTGTCCTTGTCACGGATCTGGTTACTATATGAGTGGTGTAAACTTTGAGGGACCGGCCCCAAGACCACTTGAAAGATATAAGATTTCTCTAACGGCGAAAGGAACAATCCTAGTTGATAAGACTAAGGTTTACCGCCAAGAGAAGGGACAGTGGGATAATCCAGATTCATTTTTAAGTGTATAA
- a CDS encoding cytochrome b N-terminal domain-containing protein — MSEKGLAQKVRETQVWKSIFRHGPPDNARNRASVVAGNVFLHLHPIKLKKSGVQLGYTWCMGGLTFFIFLALTVTGLLLMFYYRPTAEYAYNDIIALKEHVPLGIMREIHRWGAHAMVITVWLHMFRVFMTGSYKPPREFNWGIGVILLVLTLLLSFTGYLLPWDQLAIWAITVGANMAKATPFMGHGGPGAALAQIGDFVMVSDKNDVRFQLLAGRFVGEPALLRFYILHCVFIPLVVGVLIAVHFWRVRKDGGISAPL, encoded by the coding sequence ATGTCAGAAAAAGGTTTGGCGCAAAAGGTTCGTGAAACACAAGTATGGAAGTCTATTTTTAGACATGGACCTCCAGACAACGCTCGTAACAGAGCTAGTGTTGTTGCGGGTAACGTGTTTCTTCATTTACACCCAATTAAATTAAAGAAGTCTGGGGTTCAACTTGGCTACACTTGGTGTATGGGTGGTTTAACATTCTTTATTTTCCTCGCGCTTACAGTGACGGGACTACTTTTAATGTTCTACTACAGACCAACTGCAGAATACGCGTATAACGATATCATCGCTCTTAAGGAGCACGTGCCTCTCGGTATTATGAGAGAGATTCACAGATGGGGTGCTCACGCCATGGTTATTACTGTTTGGCTGCACATGTTTAGAGTATTTATGACTGGATCATATAAACCACCTCGTGAATTTAACTGGGGTATTGGTGTTATTCTTCTCGTATTAACTTTACTTCTTTCGTTTACAGGTTATCTCCTTCCTTGGGATCAGCTTGCAATTTGGGCGATTACAGTTGGTGCGAACATGGCAAAAGCAACTCCATTTATGGGTCACGGTGGTCCAGGTGCTGCTTTAGCTCAGATTGGTGACTTTGTTATGGTTTCTGATAAGAACGATGTTCGTTTTCAGTTACTAGCAGGACGTTTTGTTGGTGAGCCAGCATTATTGAGATTCTATATTCTTCACTGTGTATTTATACCACTTGTTGTGGGTGTACTCATTGCAGTTCACTTTTGGAGAGTTAGAAAAGACGGTGGGATTTCGGCTCCACTTTAG
- a CDS encoding cytochrome b family protein has protein sequence MKELINWLADPIRSFPIFTFLFFLMIKYYKVVGTKKFAYWGLAVTLPIVAWFCADPNFIKIILWPDNIPINIIIVLLTFLTWLSLYKCAENDKRIEAGECPIEALPENKEKVWCWPNLVYTELFAIIATTIFLVVWAIIFKAPLEEPANVTWAPNPAKAPWYFLGLQEMLVYFDPWMAGVILPGIIVVGLIAIPYIDTNPKGNGYYTFTERKLAVTSFLFGWLVLWIYLIIVGTFLRGPNWTFYGPFEYWDFHKVVAEYNVNLSEYIWIKILNVPMPKNIIVREIFGIIATVAYMVVLPLASLKLKLCKDLYEKSGAIRYYIFIFLFIIMMSLPIKMVLRWLINLKYIIALPEWELNL, from the coding sequence ATGAAAGAATTAATTAACTGGTTAGCTGATCCTATTAGATCGTTTCCAATCTTCACTTTTTTGTTTTTCTTGATGATCAAGTATTACAAAGTTGTGGGAACTAAGAAATTTGCTTATTGGGGTTTAGCTGTAACATTACCAATCGTTGCATGGTTTTGTGCGGATCCAAACTTTATTAAAATTATACTTTGGCCAGATAATATTCCAATCAATATCATTATCGTACTACTTACATTCTTAACTTGGTTAAGTCTTTATAAGTGTGCTGAGAACGATAAGAGAATTGAAGCAGGCGAGTGCCCTATTGAGGCCCTTCCTGAGAATAAAGAGAAAGTTTGGTGTTGGCCTAATCTTGTTTACACTGAATTATTTGCCATTATTGCAACGACTATTTTCCTCGTTGTTTGGGCAATTATCTTTAAAGCACCTCTAGAAGAACCAGCTAACGTTACTTGGGCACCAAACCCAGCGAAGGCGCCTTGGTACTTCCTTGGTCTACAAGAAATGCTTGTTTACTTTGACCCTTGGATGGCGGGGGTTATTCTTCCAGGTATTATCGTTGTTGGTCTTATTGCAATTCCATATATTGATACGAACCCTAAGGGGAACGGGTACTACACTTTTACAGAAAGAAAGTTAGCAGTAACTTCATTTCTTTTTGGATGGTTAGTTCTTTGGATTTATCTAATTATTGTCGGAACCTTCCTAAGGGGGCCTAACTGGACGTTCTATGGACCATTTGAGTACTGGGATTTCCACAAGGTTGTTGCTGAGTATAACGTAAATCTATCTGAATATATTTGGATTAAAATTTTAAATGTACCAATGCCTAAGAATATTATCGTAAGAGAGATCTTTGGGATTATTGCAACTGTAGCATATATGGTTGTTCTCCCTCTTGCTTCACTGAAGTTGAAGCTGTGTAAAGACCTCTATGAGAAATCTGGCGCAATTAGATATTACATCTTTATTTTCTTATTCATTATTATGATGAGTTTACCAATAAAGATGGTTCTAAGATGGTTAATTAACTTGAAATATATTATTGCTCTACCAGAGTGGGAATTAAACTTATAA